From the genome of Mastacembelus armatus chromosome 5, fMasArm1.2, whole genome shotgun sequence:
TTATAGGGCTGTTGGCATTTCAGAGCACTAAGCAGTAATTTTAAAATTGTGAAACACTGCGTGCGCCCATTAAgacttctccttctctctctcgtCTTTGTCCCTGTAGTTTCTGATTGGGATGATTGTGACAATACTGACTGACATCATCCATTTTGGGATCTTTTATCCGACTGACCTTTCGATCGAGAGGGGCCGAGACACAGTACGCTTCAGCATAGGAATGGCCATCCTCAGCCTGCTGCTCAAACCTGCTTCCTGCTTCTTCGTTTACCAGATGTATCATGAACGTGGAGGAGATTACAACATTAACTTTGGTAAGAGTTACAGGAGTGTCATGTGACGTTTGTGAGCTTTTGAAGATGTTAAGAGTTGGTCAATCTTCACTTATTGTTCTGACACTTTTAAAAATTAGATTATTAAGAAGCAGGTGACATAAAAGAAGTCATCGTCTAATAAGAACATTTCCATTGATGACAAATTAGCTGAAATATGTGAAGTTTCCTGCTCCTCAGTGTGTGACCAAATGTGGAGGTATGGTGTGTTGGGAGCACTTTGACATGTTCCCCatgttgtttctgctgtttgtaatGACAGACCTGCTACGTGCAGCACAAACTGGGAAGACTTTGTGCTAAACCACTGGCAGATGATTCCTCTGTCAAACTAATTAGTTAGTCACAAGACTTTATCATCTTCCCACAAGCTGCTTCTGTGACATCCTGGAGACCAGTTTATACTCAATGGAGAAACATATTAAACCAGTGCAGAGTGAAACACTTATGATCTGAAatcataggaaaaaaaaaaaaaaaaagcagttaatGTCAGGAGCTACGAGACAGCACAGGAAGAGGTTTTTCAGAGACTGTCGAGTATATTGTATAACTTTCTGCAGACAATAAGTACACTTCTTCCTCTGACTTGTGTTGAGTCAGGAGATGTTAAGATGTGCTCTTTGATAAACTGTGTGTAGCCATGGATTTGTGGAGCCCATGGAGCTGTGATGTCTGCTGGTTCTTGGAAATGTTACTCAAGGCTCCATCTGACAGTATTAAGAAAATGTGGTGTTGTAGTCATCGTTTGTAGTGTGAGATGTGAGACTGGTTACATACGGGGATAGTGAGATTTTTGAGACTTTTATGGTGTTTGCTTTCATAAAaagaatgataaaaataaactaGGTTGTGGAGGTTtagtttggggaaaaaaaaagacaaatgtaattaCTATGCACTACAATAGAAATGAATTACACTACACGTAGGTAAATGTTCCCGAGCTGCCACCCAGCACCTCCTGCTTTGACTTTTTGGAGGATAACAGAATATTGACAAATCTGTTCCCTCTGTGGTTTCACTTTAACACCACATTCACACAGCAGGTACATTCATTAGACTGTGATTGGCTGTGTAGACGACTGATGAATGCAGCTAATGTTAGTTTCAGACATTGTCTGTTTTAATTACTCTCTGATTGTGTAGCTGGAAACAACATGGTTCCCTGCTGCACTTAGCATTTGTGGGATGCAGGCAATCAGGTGAGTGACTTGTTGATTCAGGTATCCACGGCTCTCTGAGCTTTGATTGATGGCCTTCTCATGCTGGTTAATGCAGTAAGGCTGCAAATCTGAGTGATCATGTTTCCTATCACTTTAAATGACTTAATTCAAACATACTGACTCAAGCTGGATTTACATTGCACAGACTGGACTATACAGTGTTTGTCTGCTGCACCATAGTATAAGCAGCATGATAACTAGCTCATTATTCATTGCAGTGGTTTCATTAGCTACTTCCAGGACTAATTAAAAGCTATTAGTATCTGCAGTAAACcacattattttgaaagtgtttaAGAAAATGCCTGTTCAAGCCCAGGACATCCACTGTGCAGTGTTTCTCCAGTGTGTGGGATCTGGGGTTATTCCTGCTACTATGTTAGAGCTGAGACTAACATCAGCTGCTGGTATTGGATTTGTGAGAGTTTACACTCCAACAACCCCGGCCACACCTGGGGTAGCACCGCAGCCCGTTTCACAGTCCGTTAGCACATTGATCAGTCCTCAGTCTATTGTAAAAGTCAAACATAGAGTTTTaatatacacacagtaaaacGTGTAACTATgacctctgtgtttgtgcagttcaTTTTTTAATGGTAATCATCCAAGCAGGTTTCAGTTAGAGCAAAAAAGTAACTAGCAGCTACTGTAGCAAAAAGCATAAAGGTTACTGTTGGGTGTCTCTGTCTGACTCCTGCTTTCAAGAATTACTACTAGTTTTGAGTGGTaaaacctgtggctgtgctcaCTGAGTTGTGCTGTGATGTGAAACTGGACAGGCTCGCTGGGCTTTACTCTCTGACATACATCACCCGACATGTTCTGAGCTGGTGTGTGGTTTTGTGGGATCCTCGTGTGAAAGGATTTGTCACAACTGAAATTTCCCAATTCTTTTCCTGCATGTCATCATTTCTGAGTCTGTCATGCACATGGTCACActtctgtcttttagttttttgttttttcccttaaGTGAAGACTTGTCTCATGTTTTTCCTGGAATAATTTGatcatttgttgtttctcttttcttttctccactgCTCCTTTTTGACCTCTCAGACTTAGAGACCTCTGTGGACAGTCGCTGCACTACGGATAGTGCTGACAGTGCCTTTATTGGCCGCCGCTATTGATCTCTGGCCTCTTCCTTTTTGCCATTTCTCTCCTCCAATCATCCTCTTCCACCCCCTCCCACACAGGAAGTAAGATTGCAAAGCAGGctgcaagacaaaaaaagagacaCGTTTCTTTCCTAACTGTCATCTCGTTCATATTGAGTTGTCTATCtttctatttgtatttatttatattcatttgtcTTGTCATCTGTCTGTTCCTACCTTCATCAGTCCTCATTACCTGCCTGCATAGCtgtttcactgcagtgtttgtCTTCATATCTATTGtgttatgtgtttatatatttctgCAAGTTTGTAtctatgttttattcatatttttcccTCCAGACGCCTcatttgtgcttgtgtattCTGTTTGCATATATTTAAAGCAGAGCTGCATGCTGCTGCACATTCTCAACTCAGCCTCGTTAAAGTGAACTTAATGTTGACTTTTAATAGACAAGGAATGTGACCTGTTTGTATGCACACTAAGACAGATGACCAACATGATGCGGTCAATAAAAcgatttatatattttcatgctttttaataaaatagaAGAAACCAGAGttgtaatttaaattttgaCTTTATTACTGTTATTCTACATATTTGTCAGTAATTGAACATAGGCAGTGAACAGGTATGTGTATGGGCCTTTGAACTTCCAAAAACACATCTTTTGTATTCTGGTGATGTCTGAGTCTGGGCCGTTTGTTGTAGGGCATCACAGGGAGTCCTACAATATAAAATGGTACACATGGATTAAACCAGCCTTCATAAAGTTCATTAGGAAGCACGATTACACGACTGTAGTGAGTAATTCACAGGTTCTGAAGACTTTTGACTATGTGTTTGAAGACTGATATCTAAAGAGCTATAGCAGATTATTCAGTCACCTCATACTTGATGCTGGTCATGTCTGTGTCCAGATTCTCCTCAAAATCAAATAGCTACAATACATGAAGCTGATCTAAAAATCACAAAGAGGGATGAAGCAGGAGGAATTTCATCATCACTCAGAGAGgtgttttaaatgtagtttGCTGTTTTCTCAGTCCAGCATTCATCagtgatggggggggggggggggtttagaTGCTTGAGTCAAGATAACAAAAACTTCTGTCATGAATATGTTTTCAAGAAAAACCTGTGTGAAGTCCTAAAAATAACATCAGAGAAAGAATCCATTCTTTCATTCAGCTGCTTTAATGTATAAGTCAACAGTAGTCCaggcttcaaaataaaagccttaaTTAGATATGGTAATGGTTATTACATTTGCATAGCAGCGGTTGTGTGTGTTGAAGACTTTTGGCTTTTCTCTGCAGGTTTCCCCTCTGTATCACGAAACAGAGATGCCTATCAGTCCATTGACCAGCAGAATGAGCCGTCCAACGTGCAGCATCCTTTCAACCCGGCCCAGGACAGCAAACCAGGAGTCGGCACATACTGAGAGCAAAAGGCAGGGAACAATGTTGCCCCCCTCAACTATTCAGTGCTTAGTAGTCATTGTTATAGTCGTCCCTATATTCAGTACTGTCAGTCTGCTGCAGACTGCTCCACTGAAAACAAATGGCATATTATTCTTATTTGAATTCATTACCTGTGTTTGGGTCTTAGAATGAAGTGTGGTGCAATTAAacccatttattttttttcatcaaagGTGTCGATGTTTTTTGCTGAGCAGGCACCTCGCTGTAGAATAATTACAGAGGAAAAACTGCTCTACAGCTCCCATGCTGTTACTATTGTTATGCCTACTATTTTTAGAAGAAAGGTGTTGGAtaaactgttgtgtgtgtgtgtgtgtgtgcacacagcagttttcactttttttcacttGTCACAAATGTGGTACTTACACACATTTGAATTTTGACTCTGTGTCTTGAAAGGTATATTCTTCTTGTGTTCAGAATGTTGAGTTTTTTTCAATTAGTCTTTGCTTGTTGATCTGTTAGAATAGTTTCTTCTCTACAAACACAGTAGATGTGTGagaaatgaatggttttaaaCTAAAAGCACTTCATTAGTGTCATGTTGATCACTGGTCAGTATTCACAGTGGAACAGTTCTGGTGGTTAGAGCATAGTGGACACTGCGGTGCCTGCAGATAATTGTAGATTGGGAAACACTCACAGAAAGGCAGCGGCATTGTGTTTGAGAGTTCGTTCATAGCAAAGATTATTCAGAAGCTACGTCTTTGTACCAGGAACAATAACAGGCACTTCAGCAGGGTCTCAATGAAACTAAATCTTCATTACAACTTGTAAGAGACTGCTGCAACATGTCATCACATAAATGTCTTCATGATACAGATTGTTGTTCTTGAAACTGTAAGAATatactgacagaaaaatgtttatttatttatttttttttcctcatgctGTTCTATTTGCTTCGAGGATCCGTCTGAGAAGGTGGGCATATCCTGACAAAGACATTATAGTTGCTTCAGCTTGACGTCACCGAGAAAAAGGCATAAGGCTACACTACTTGActataaaaaatgacaaatgctgGCAGGCGGCATGTTTTCCTGAAAATACTGCGCCTTTGTTTTGGTCCTGATCATTTCTgccatgttttgtgtttgctcttAGACTTACAGATTTAAAGTGTTGTCTTTCTCAAAGAACAATGTGGAACATTTGTCAAATAGTTTATAAGGTAACGATGCACAGTGGGTTTCCATTCGCATCTGgaaacacaatgaaacattttaagaCTGACAAATCTCTTCTGTCCATGTAGGTTTTTGGATTTTTCTTCCTTCCCCTCtctcaaatatttatttttctgttgtttactttCACTCTGCTCTTCTCACAGAtttttgtctgcttttatttatttatccaggCACAACATTTATCATCCTGCTTTCCCATCTTCCACCATTTTTTCACTCTACTATCCATATTGCCAGACTCACCACCTTCAATCTTATCCATTTTCAGCAACATCCCAAATTTTACTTTGTCAAGTAGTTTCATTTATGGGTCTGTAAATTTGAGAAAAATTCTTTAATACCTTCTTAAAAagttttgtatatttaattGGGTGCTAGTCTAATTGTAGAAAGTTTGAACCTTAGTGCACAtgtatttaatttacttttttttttagtgtagcCATTTCAGCATGCAAAATCATACAATTCAACAAACTATACAAACAATTAGTGACTGGATGATGTATATTAATTTGGATTTAAATGAAGATATTTCTTCTAATAAATTAAATTCCATAATTAGTAACaaatttcataaatattttcataaaattTCCTTAGAAAAAATTCCCATTAATGGGTATGTTGTCCTGATTTCTCCCTAGTTACTGAACTGAATCCTGGGGTGCTTTCTTTCTTGGTCTCCTAATTAATGTTCATGAGTATGGTAATAATTCGTTCAAACAGAATAGGAGTCAGTGGCtcgaaaaagaaaaaaagatagcAGAAGTGGGAGGTGGGGGTGatggtggagagagagaagaaaggaggtgggggaggaggtgaagaggaggGTCTGGCCAGCAGCCCAACAAGCTGTTGATTAATAAGGAGCTGCTGGGCTGCCTCTCTGGAGTCTTGCATGCATGCAGGTTTGACACATCCTCAGGCTCACACCTGTGATTCCTCCGAGTCAAGGACACGCTCGTTCACTGCTATTGTTGGCCGATGCAATAGAAGGCACTCAATTTGTCAGCTCTGTTATTACATTAGTGACAGTCCCCAGTGAGGTCTTGAAAGAACAAATTTGTGGGGGTCAGGACTGCAGATATTCAGCCCAGTAAGAAAATGCCTTAACCAATGTCTGAAATCTAATTGACCTGTagagttttcagttttcatgaaTTTGTTTATTGCAGAGAAAAGctataataatgaaaataacagctTTTAGTCCAATCATTTAAATCCAATACATCCAATGCACATATGATCAGTGATTTGGCTGTTGTGTCTGGAATAAAAACTCAAATAACACCAAGATTTAAGGCCTGAAATAGTATTCTTCCTTTTTATGAAGTCAGATTTCAAAATCAGTATTATACAATctgctttttcttattttgctttctttgtttgCATCATTTTTATTCTCTTACCAGTCCTTACCAATACCAATCCCTTTTTCCTCTTGATTTTGCAAACTAGCTTTCACAACTTAGCCCAAAATATCtttgcatatttaaatatttttaaataaataaatacaaaacacgatgaaaataacatgttttcttcttgaCACATATCCAGATGTAAGCTGACTAAAAATATGACCTTGGGAGCTGCAGGGGTCAAACGAAAACCATTGGCTTTAATTCCCGGGTGAATTATACAGCATTGGACCAGTCCGGAGATAAAGAATATTTTATACGCTTTGGGCCAGGAGATCTGCACTGTTCATGGACTGATAGTGCTGCAATCTTAAACATGGTTATTGAGCCCCCACCTGCTGCCTCAGTGGCCAACAGTCCTGCTGAAAACCCCTCAGAGATTAAACCAGTGTTTATATATGAAATTGATTCAGCAATGACATTTTTATGCCTGAAGCATCTTGTGTCCCCCAGGAGAGCTCCCTCAACCCTTAACCTTTTCACACTGTGGCCTCGTGCATCTGTCACCAGCGATAACATATAAAAATTGATTCCAATTACCTTCCAGAGCACAGCAGAGTGCATAGAAGGGGGTCAATAAATCCCTTACCATTAGGTAAAGAACcaattaatttactgttttttgttgttgcaaatgaaatgaaatgaaacaaaccaaacaatggaaaaaaaaaacttgtccTTTGGGTATATTCCTGAAAAAAGATTATATCCAATTCACAAAACCAATGTAGAGTTCATCGGTCTGGTCATAACAATTAAGGAAGCTCCATGTGCACAATTTAaagcagcagcctcagtgtcAATCATTGATCACAGTTTCCCTTATAAAGAAGACGGAGATTTCATCGACAGGCCagaggaacaaaagaaaaaaaaatagtatgAAAAATCCATAATAAACTTGTGATGTGTACTAAAGTGAGATAATATTATGTTGAATGCTAGGAGCCTGTATGACTGCATGTGTGGctttgtgatggactggtgacctgtccagggtgtaagGCAggacctttcacccaaagagagctgggatcggctccagcagatccctgtgatcctaaataggaataagtgggtatagataatggatggatggatggatggatggatggatggatggatgttgaatGCTGGTGTTCCTGCCTGTCCTATTAGTAGACCATGACCAGTGCTGACCTTTTTTAGCCTACAGTTCTATTACTAATAATGATTTGTTTgcagatttaaaaacatattgatCTGTAAATCTGCCTGAGATCTTTATGTATGTAATAAGTGCAGCCTTGGACGTAACATAATTAGGATTTGTAGCTGTATTTTCTTCCTCATTATTCATCCATTTGTGCTTTTATCCTTAATCTGCACAATTTGCtctaattgtattttttttaatgtcatacTCGTTTATTTCATCAGTGACCCAATTTTTACATAGTGAtcattaaactttcattttatcttatctttctCTTCTATCTTTAATGTTCTTTCTCAGTTTTATGATGATGAAGACTTTAGAGTAGAAAACTGAAGCCTTGAACGCATCGTTGGCCCTTCGCGTTCTCGGCGAGAGTCGACGCTGGAATTTGCTGCGATGTGAACAAAGTAGAGGTGTGACCCGCCTTAATTGTTAAATATTAGAAGCATATCTCTGTGAATCTCACCTCTAAATGTGCCAGGAATGCTTCTCAAAAATACCTTTTTTTGTTGGTGTCAAATAACCTTCGGAGTTTGATTTTCTCTCCATAGCAGTAGGTG
Proteins encoded in this window:
- the agtrap gene encoding type-1 angiotensin II receptor-associated protein isoform X1 produces the protein MEIPAINLKAIVLVHWLLTVWGCMAWLPMSFAWGNFTVLAVGVWAIAQRDSVDAVLMFLIGMIVTILTDIIHFGIFYPTDLSIERGRDTVRFSIGMAILSLLLKPASCFFVYQMYHERGGDYNINFGFPSVSRNRDAYQSIDQQNEPSNVQHPFNPAQDSKPGVGTY
- the agtrap gene encoding type-1 angiotensin II receptor-associated protein isoform X2, with product MAWLPMSFAWGNFTVLAVGVWAIAQRDSVDAVLMFLIGMIVTILTDIIHFGIFYPTDLSIERGRDTVRFSIGMAILSLLLKPASCFFVYQMYHERGGDYNINFGFPSVSRNRDAYQSIDQQNEPSNVQHPFNPAQDSKPGVGTY